The genomic DNA GTTAGATTGAGAAGAAATCAGATTATAAAAGGTCTTGAATGCCAAGCCAGAGACTCCAGACGTTTTCCTAAGGGCAATGGGAAGCCATTAAGGAGTTCTGAGCAGAGTAGTAACACGTTCAGTTATGCTTCTCAGAAAGATTGCTCCAGATCTTTTGGAAAGAAGCAGTGTAGGTTgatgaaagggagggaggaaagactGGCACTAGGGAAACAAGATAGGAGGCAGGTGGCAAGAAATGCAAGAGCGACAGGACAGAGGGGTTATGGAGAGGGATTAGGAAGAGATTAAAGACGTGGAATCCGctggaacagtggctcatgcctgtcatcccagagcCTTGGAAGGCtggcaggaggatctcctgaggcccggaatttgagaccagcctgagcaccatAGTgtgaccctgtatctacaaaaaacattaaaaattacctgggcaggctgggcatggtggctcatgcctgtcatcccagcacttcaggaggctgaggcaggcagatcacttgagcctaggagcttgaaaccagcctggacaatatggcaagacctcatctctataaaaaaaaaatacagaaattagccaggcctggtggctcatgcctgtaatcccagctacttgagagactgagacaggaggatcacttgagctcaggaggttgaggctgcagtgagctgtgattgtgccactgcactccagcctgggtgacagagcaagaccctgcctctaagaaaacaagcaaacaaacaaaatgtggaatCACCAGGATTTAGTGACCAAATGCTAGGATAGAGGATATTGGGAGGGAAGGATTTGAGATAATGGCCAAGGTTTGAGTTTGGTGGCTGGGTAGATAATGCTGTCATTCACAAGGATAGGGAAGAGGGCATGAGGAATAGCTTTTGGGGGAAGATCATGAATTCAGTTTTAGACAAACTGACTTTGAAGTATTTATAGGGCAGCTGGATAAAGGTCAGGGTTAGAGAGAGAGACCTGGAAGTTACCAGAATATAGGGAAGTGATAGCTAAAGCCCTAGAAGTAAACACCTAGGGAGAGCAGGAGGAAAGGGCCAAGGACAGAGCCATGGGGACACCATGGTTTAAGGGAGATGTGCAAAGGAAGCTCAGAGCATCAGTGGGCTCAGGCCAGGGAACACAAGGTCTCTAGGCTGCCATTCTACACACAGAAAACTCGGTGCAAGGTTTACATATacctttttaaagtaacatttaaaatcacttcctttaatataaaagaaacacacaagACACAAAGAAAGCCCAATAAAGCTCTGAGTCCCAGTTGGGTAGTTGAGGAGGAGTCTAAGAAAACAAGCCTTTCCTCAGTATCCCTGGGAAAGAAGGGGTGAGAGGACACAGATACCACCAGGCCCTGGGTGATTGCATTGCTGGGGCCGTGCAAGGCCTAGCTCTCCACCAAGGGAAAGTGCTGATTTTCCTTGTCATGGTCCTGGCCTTGTTCCCATGTTCGTCCTCCAGTTTTCAGAGGTCGTCCAGTTCCAAGAATGGCTCCTTCCTTTAGTTCACTAACATTTTCACTTAGGGGTGAAGGCCGCTTACCCTGAAAACGGCAGTATATGAGTTGGGGGGTTGCTGTTCAGGAGAGGGAAGATCTGGGTAAAAGGGTCTCCCACCCTCTACGTTGGATATCCTAGTAACAGCTTTCACCTTCTCTTCCTTTACCTGTCGTAGTGTCAGGGTGCCAGGGGAGTTGTCATCCTGCAGGATGGTGAGGGGGGATCTCCCTAGTACCTTGCTGCTGTTTGGTTTCCATCTATTGCGCATAGAACCTGGGGTGGGTAAGGAGTTAACGCAAGGACCTAAAACTAGGACTCACAGTTTATTCCTCCCACACTCACCCATGGACCTTATCCCAAAACATTATCCTAGCTTATCTTCCCTACATCTTGCCTTTAGATTCTGTACCTGAAGATCTGGGAGTCTCAGGGTCCCTTGAGGGCTTGTCAGAGCTCTGGCTGGCCGCAGGGGTTTCTGTGGGCTGTCTTGCTTCCTCCTTGGAAAACACCTGTTTGGAGGGGAACTCAGTCTGGTTCCAAGGTGGCATCTGTTCCTCAGCAGATAACTGGGTACCCAGAGGCAAGTCCAATTCAGAAGATAAAGGTGCCTCCGGGGGCAGAACAGGCTCTGGGGGAAGATTTGATTTAGAGTCTTCAGTTTCAAATACTTCACTCAGCTGTTTCACCAGTGGGCTTGGGGGGTCTAGAGGAAGAAAGTGAAGTGAACAGTGACCTTCTGATATGCAACATTCAGCAAGGAGCAAAAGATACAGGAACCTTAGGACTCATGCCCAGGTGAGTGAGCAAGTGGGAAGAGAGAAATCAAGGAAATCAAGGTGAAAGggagcaatttttcttttcttttttattgagatggggcttgctctgtcccccaggctggagtgcagtggcatgatcacagttcactgcagccttgacctcgtgggctcaagaaatcctcccacctcagcctcctgagtagctgggatcacaggcccatgccactgtgcttttgtgtgtgtgtgtgtgtgtgtgcattttttgtagagatggggttttgccatgttgcctaggctggccttgaactcctgggctcaagcgatctgaccaccctggccttccaaagtgctgggattacaggcataagccaccatacccaggctGGGAACAAAACATTGAGATAAGAGTGAGATGggtctgaagcaggaggatggagGACCCTTTAAAGATCCCTGAGAGAATGGCTTCATGGACCCTACCCAAGAATAATAGATGACAGTTTCATCAGCATTCCCTGGGCCCAACACTTACCTCCACTGCTGGTCTTCATAGGTGTCCGAGCAATACCAAGAGTAGGAGAGCGAGGATCTGAGTCCTGGGCATGTTTAAGACCCTCCAGTTGCTCCCCTGCTGGTAGGCCTGGCTGTGGAGAGCTCTCCACCTGTCAAGACCATAGGCTAGAAGAAGTCTGGGCCctgactcttctctcttctcctccccatATTTCAGGAAGGAATTGCCAAGGCCCTCAGATATCCAGTCTACCCCACACAGATTGAGAATCCAGAAAATAAGGCCAGGATAAGGGTGGGGACATGAGGGCTCTCTCAAAATCAGGTTAGGAAGAGGCCCAAGAATTCAGACATTCTCTGCCTTTCCCACTCTGGCCCAGAGTACCTGGATGGGAGTGCGCAGGATGCCAGCACTAGGTGAACGGGGGTCCGCCACTCGAGCCAGATGCTTGTTGTGCGGCGGAGGCCGCGCTGGTGTGACTGGGACGCTCTTGGCTGAGCCCATCTCAACCAGGAGTTGCAGGGTAGGGGCAAGGGCCAGCCCGGGAAGAGGAAGGAATGCCTGTGAGAAGTGACTGAGGTCTCAGCCCTTACCCCTTCCACGTCGGACCCTCAACCCTAAACCACCCTATCTTCCCAGTTTCCAGCGA from Papio anubis isolate 15944 chromosome 9, Panubis1.0, whole genome shotgun sequence includes the following:
- the CDCA3 gene encoding cell division cycle-associated protein 3 isoform X1, translated to MGSAKSVPVTPARPPPHNKHLARVADPRSPSAGILRTPIQVESSPQPGLPAGEQLEGLKHAQDSDPRSPTLGIARTPMKTSSGDPPSPLVKQLSEVFETEDSKSNLPPEPVLPPEAPLSSELDLPLGTQLSAEEQMPPWNQTEFPSKQVFSKEEARQPTETPAASQSSDKPSRDPETPRSSGSMRNRWKPNSSKVLGRSPLTILQDDNSPGTLTLRQVKEEKGKRPSPLSENVSELKEGAILGTGRPLKTGGRTWEQGQDHDKENQHFPLVES
- the CDCA3 gene encoding cell division cycle-associated protein 3 isoform X2 — encoded protein: MGSAKSVPVTPARPPPHNKHLARVADPRSPSAGILRTPIQVESSPQPGLPAGEQLEGLKHAQDSDPRSPTLGIARTPMKTSSGDPPSPLVKQLSEVFETEDSKSNLPPEPVLPPEAPLSSELDLPLGTQLSAEEQMPPWNQTEFPSKQVFSKEEARQPTETPAASQSSDKPSRDPETPRSSGSMRNRWKPNSSKVLGRSPLTILQDDNSPGTLTLRQGKRPSPLSENVSELKEGAILGTGRPLKTGGRTWEQGQDHDKENQHFPLVES
- the CDCA3 gene encoding cell division cycle-associated protein 3 isoform X3; translated protein: MGSAKSVPVTPARPPPHNKHLARVADPRSPSAGILRTPIQVESSPQPGLPAGEQLEGLKHAQDSDPRSPTLGIARTPMKTSSGEPVLPPEAPLSSELDLPLGTQLSAEEQMPPWNQTEFPSKQVFSKEEARQPTETPAASQSSDKPSRDPETPRSSGSMRNRWKPNSSKVLGRSPLTILQDDNSPGTLTLRQVKEEKGKRPSPLSENVSELKEGAILGTGRPLKTGGRTWEQGQDHDKENQHFPLVES
- the CDCA3 gene encoding cell division cycle-associated protein 3 isoform X5, translating into MGSAKSVPVTPARPPPHNKHLARVADPRSPSAGILRTPIQVESSPQPGLPAGEQLEGLKHAQDSDPRSPTLGIARTPMKTSSGDPPSPLVKQLSEVFETEDSKSNLPPEPVLPPEAPLSSELDLPLGTQLSAEEQMPPWNQTEFPSKQVFSKEEARQPTETPAASQSSDKPSRDPETPRSSG
- the CDCA3 gene encoding cell division cycle-associated protein 3 isoform X4; translation: MGSAKSVPVTPARPPPHNKHLARVADPRSPSAGILRTPIQVESSPQPGLPAGEQLEGLKHAQDSDPRSPTLGIARTPMKTSSGEPVLPPEAPLSSELDLPLGTQLSAEEQMPPWNQTEFPSKQVFSKEEARQPTETPAASQSSDKPSRDPETPRSSGSMRNRWKPNSSKVLGRSPLTILQDDNSPGTLTLRQGKRPSPLSENVSELKEGAILGTGRPLKTGGRTWEQGQDHDKENQHFPLVES